A single region of the Arthrobacter sp. PAMC25564 genome encodes:
- a CDS encoding adenylate/guanylate cyclase domain-containing protein codes for MNAENVHQETGLVAGEPSQDADAVVDAAALEAAVFDTDAPRTGTVSAERLAERLAAKALETRLLGGERKLRRREVAAGAGLSLLSARKLWRALGFPNFGDEDVAFTERDQAALNTVVDLVRAGKLTEEAAISVTRSIGQMTDRMVVWQIEALVEDMVQKQGVTDAVARKRLVSELPSLVDALEEMLVYSWRRQLNAGVQRLALRAEAGLASSEEGREGDEDDAPLPLARAVGFADLVSYTSLSRRMNEKTLAQLVQRFENKCAEIISVGGGRLVKTVGDEVLYIAETPAAGAEISLALCQAFTEDEILPEARVAMVWGRILSRLGDIYGPTVNLAARLTALADPGTVLVDSMTAAALDQDERFVLVPRPAEDVRGFGEIHPVQLLRGRGRGLVLD; via the coding sequence ATGAACGCTGAGAACGTCCACCAAGAGACCGGACTCGTGGCCGGGGAGCCGTCGCAGGACGCTGACGCCGTCGTCGACGCCGCCGCTCTCGAAGCAGCCGTGTTTGACACCGATGCCCCGCGGACCGGCACCGTCTCCGCTGAGCGGCTTGCCGAACGCCTCGCCGCCAAGGCCCTGGAAACCCGGCTGCTCGGCGGCGAACGCAAGCTCCGCCGTCGGGAAGTCGCCGCGGGCGCCGGGCTCTCCCTTCTGTCCGCCCGGAAACTCTGGCGCGCCCTGGGCTTCCCCAACTTCGGGGATGAAGACGTCGCCTTCACCGAGCGGGACCAGGCGGCGCTGAACACCGTGGTGGACCTGGTGCGGGCGGGCAAACTGACCGAGGAAGCCGCGATTTCCGTCACCCGCTCCATCGGCCAGATGACCGACCGCATGGTGGTGTGGCAGATCGAAGCCCTCGTTGAAGACATGGTGCAGAAGCAGGGCGTCACCGATGCGGTGGCCCGCAAGCGGCTGGTGAGCGAACTGCCGTCCCTTGTGGACGCCCTTGAGGAAATGCTCGTCTACTCCTGGCGCCGCCAGCTCAACGCCGGGGTCCAGCGGCTGGCCCTGCGCGCCGAGGCCGGGCTGGCGTCCAGCGAGGAAGGCCGCGAAGGCGACGAGGACGATGCCCCGCTGCCGCTCGCCCGCGCCGTCGGCTTCGCGGACCTGGTCTCCTACACGAGCCTGTCCCGGCGCATGAACGAAAAAACGCTTGCCCAGCTCGTGCAGCGCTTCGAGAACAAGTGCGCCGAGATCATTTCCGTCGGCGGCGGCCGGCTCGTGAAGACGGTGGGCGATGAGGTCCTGTACATTGCCGAGACCCCCGCGGCCGGCGCCGAGATCTCGCTGGCCCTGTGCCAGGCCTTCACGGAGGATGAGATCCTGCCGGAAGCCCGGGTCGCCATGGTGTGGGGCCGCATCCTCTCCCGGCTGGGGGACATTTACGGGCCGACCGTCAACCTCGCCGCACGGCTCACCGCGCTGGCGGACCCGGGAACGGTGCTGGTGGACTCCATGACCGCGGCTGCCCTGGACCAGGACGAACGCTTCGTCCTGGTGCCGCGCCCGGCCGAGGACGTCCGCGGCTTCGGCGAGATCCATCCGGTGCAGCTCCTGCGCGGCCGCGGCCGGGGCCTCGTCCTGGACTGA
- a CDS encoding PH domain-containing protein, with product MRKELLPGEQVIVVTRPQPRTLIVPALLFVVVPALAAYASAWIVKGGPGKLVPLVTKDWTAWLVAVCVALAAWVLLGYCLPRVLRWHATRYTLTSQRLVARYGMLRRRDQQVSLAAVRNVLIEQSLLQRALRSGNISLDTGHPSSTVVPDVPEAATFRNFVLDAIDGLPPGGTPGAEGMMHHPEGAWPWETREGGRDER from the coding sequence ATGCGTAAAGAGCTCCTGCCGGGAGAGCAAGTGATTGTGGTGACCCGGCCCCAGCCCCGGACGCTGATTGTTCCGGCGCTGTTGTTCGTTGTGGTTCCCGCCCTGGCCGCCTATGCCAGCGCCTGGATTGTGAAAGGTGGCCCCGGCAAGCTGGTCCCGCTCGTCACGAAGGACTGGACGGCCTGGCTTGTCGCGGTCTGCGTGGCGCTGGCGGCGTGGGTACTGCTGGGCTACTGCCTGCCGCGCGTGCTGAGGTGGCATGCCACCCGCTACACCCTGACCAGCCAGCGCTTGGTTGCCCGTTACGGCATGCTCCGGCGGCGCGATCAGCAGGTTTCTTTGGCCGCTGTCCGTAATGTGCTTATTGAGCAGTCGTTGCTTCAACGCGCATTGCGGTCCGGGAATATATCCTTGGATACCGGACACCCCTCCAGCACGGTGGTCCCCGACGTCCCGGAGGCCGCGACGTTCCGAAACTTCGTACTGGATGCCATCGACGGCCTGCCACCGGGCGGGACGCCTGGGGCCGAAGGCATGATGCATCACCCCGAGGGGGCCTGGCCGTGGGAGACGAGAGAAGGTGGAAGAGATGAACGCTGA
- a CDS encoding biotin--[acetyl-CoA-carboxylase] ligase yields MEAAQETPDRPPLDQNALCDGAFLSANGIPQLAVVESTGSTNADLLRGVTEDPDAWPDLSVLAAEYQSAARGRLDRRWEAPARSSLSVSIVLRPVNAEGRPLPTQSYSWLSLLAALALREALLETAGIPAELKWPNDVLVRGRKIAGILAQLGPLGDGAVPPVVLGTGLNVTLTEAELPVPTATSVLLENPATVNRTALLKSYLSRFAALYRSFCNADGDPAAGMAGGPSLHKRVEHLLSTLGKQVRAQLPGDHEIIGHASRLDEYGSLMVVDAAGHEHVVTAGDVVHLRPWTPPGTGSDAGDDAAGSDAGGAESGYA; encoded by the coding sequence ATGGAAGCCGCACAGGAAACCCCGGACCGCCCGCCGTTGGACCAGAATGCCCTGTGCGACGGGGCGTTCCTCTCCGCCAACGGCATCCCGCAACTGGCCGTCGTGGAGTCCACCGGGTCCACCAACGCGGACCTGCTGCGCGGCGTGACCGAGGATCCGGATGCGTGGCCCGACCTCTCCGTGCTTGCCGCCGAATACCAGAGCGCCGCCCGCGGCCGGCTGGACCGCCGCTGGGAAGCACCGGCCCGCAGTTCCCTCTCCGTCTCGATCGTGCTCCGGCCGGTCAACGCCGAGGGACGGCCGTTGCCGACCCAGAGCTACTCCTGGCTCTCGCTGCTCGCGGCGCTGGCACTGCGCGAGGCGCTGCTCGAAACCGCGGGCATTCCGGCCGAGCTCAAGTGGCCCAACGACGTCCTGGTGCGCGGCAGGAAGATCGCCGGGATCCTCGCCCAGCTCGGCCCCCTGGGTGACGGTGCGGTGCCGCCCGTGGTACTCGGCACCGGGCTCAACGTGACCCTCACGGAGGCCGAACTGCCGGTTCCCACCGCCACCTCCGTGCTGCTGGAAAATCCGGCCACCGTGAACCGCACGGCACTGTTGAAGAGCTATCTGTCCCGCTTCGCCGCCCTCTACCGGAGCTTCTGCAACGCCGACGGCGACCCGGCCGCCGGCATGGCCGGCGGCCCCTCGCTGCACAAGCGGGTGGAGCACCTGCTCAGCACCCTCGGCAAGCAGGTCCGCGCGCAGCTCCCCGGCGACCATGAAATCATCGGCCACGCCTCGCGGCTGGATGAGTACGGCTCCCTCATGGTGGTCGACGCAGCCGGCCATGAGCACGTGGTGACCGCCGGTGATGTGGTGCACCTGCGCCCCTGGACCCCACCGGGCACCGGATCAGATGCCGGGGACGATGCAGCCGGATCGGATGCCGGCGGCGCCGAGAGCGGCTATGCGTAA